A single region of the Coregonus clupeaformis isolate EN_2021a chromosome 16, ASM2061545v1, whole genome shotgun sequence genome encodes:
- the LOC121584937 gene encoding endoplasmic reticulum aminopeptidase 2, whose product MVRFLVLALLSLAGVNQTSASPTQASEPPNPTEEQPPLGTGSLSFPWSRLRLPGYIVPLHYHLLLHPNLTMLSYSGTVRIELQVQNNTNWVVLHSKGLRITTATMLDQNLAHLSDQVLPVLHNPTHEQTAIFSPRVLSGGQKYFLFLEFGAELGEGFYGFYRSTYRTSTGETRNLASTHFEPTSARMAFPCFDEPSFKANYSISIRRSPAHTALSNMPVEQTVVLDDGLMEDRFAVSVRMSSYLVAFIVCDFRSVSATTASGVKVSVYAAPEKWQQTHYALKAAVKLLEFYEKYFNINYPLPKQDLVAIPDFQAGAMENWGLITFRETSLLYDPATSSASDRLWVTMVIAHELAHQWFGNLVTMEWWNDIWLNEGFARYMEYISVDATYPKLKVEDYLVDTCFAAIGRDSLNSSRPISSAAESPTQIKEMFDTVSYNKGACVLHMLRHYLTDQVFQSGIVRYLRRYSYSNAHNQDLWDSLANTCSEEEFTSGEHCYSSRQAAKNAYLYAGEHLDLTTMMNTWTLQTGVPLVTVTRQGSRLLLKQERFLRTAHPSDPAWPSLQQGFLWHIPLTYRTDTSTSIHRHLMTTLTDSVEVGEEVGWVKVNVDMAGYYLVHYDGSGWDDLIQLLKDNHTALSFMDRTHLIHNAFQLTTAGRLSLDKALDLIGYLRSESHTVPLLQGLAYLEAFYRMVERRDIPDVTQNLRTYILWYFRGVIDRQTWSDKGSVSERRLRSELLSLACHLGDLPCLKQAQRSFTHWLDSNSTLNLPADVAETVYSVGAQEDTGWASLLQTYTHSLSETHKHKILSALASSRDTNKLTRLLELGLEGEVIRTQDLDSLITMVARNPSGHHLAWSYVQKYWSTLVDKFQLGSFSIRNIIIGTTGQFSSTEELTEVRVFFESIHEQASQLRVTQVAMDNIQKNILWLQRNLGTLRSWLDQRID is encoded by the exons ATGGTCAGGTTCTTGGTTCTGGCCCTCCTGTCTCTGGCTGGTGTGAACCAGACCTCCGCTAGCCCGACCCAGGCCTCTGAGCCCCCTAACCCCACTGAGGAGCAGCCTCCCCTGGGTACAGGAAGCCTCTCATTCCCTTGGAGCCGCCTCCGTCTTCCGGGGTACATTGTTCCGCTCCACTACCACCTCCTGCTCCACCCTAACCTCACTATGCTCAGCTACAGCGGTACAGTCCGGATAGAGCTTCAGGTTCAGAACAATACCAACTGGGTGGTGTTGCACAGCAAGGGGCTCCGTATCACTACGGCAACCATGTTGGACCAGAACCTGGCTCACCTGTCAGACCAG GTGCTCCCTGTGCTCCACAATCCTACCCATGAGCAGACTGCCATCTTCTCTCCCAGAGTACTCAGCGGTGGGCAGAAGTACTTCCTGTTTCTGGAGTTTGGGGCGGAGCTAGGAGAAGGCTTCTATGGCTTCTACAGGAGCACCTACAGAACCAGCACCGGAGAGACACg GAACCTGGCCTCCACTCATTTTGAGCCCACAAGTGCTCGGATGGCGTTTCCTTGTTTTGATGAGCCGAGCTTCAAGGCTAACTACTCTATCAGTATCAGGAGGAGCCCGGCACACACCGCCCTGTCCAACATGCCTGTA GAGCAGACAGTGGTCCTGGATGATGGACTAATGGAGGACCGTTTTGCTGTGAGTGTAAGGATGAGCTCCTATCTGGTGGCCTTCATCGTGTGTGACTTCAGATCCGTCAGCGCAACAACTGCCTCAGGGGTcaag GTATCTGTCTATGCTGCTCCTGAGAAATGGCAGCAGACCCATTATGCTCTGAAGGCTGCAGTCAAACTACTGGAGTTCTATGAGAAATACTTCAACATCAACTACCCACTACCTAAACAAG ACCTGGTTGCTATCCCAGACTTTCAGGCGGGAGCGATGGAGAACTGGGGTCTGATCACCTTCAGAGAGACCAGCCTGCTCTACGACCCTGCCACCTCCTCAGCCTCCGATAGGCTCTGGGTTACCATGGTGATCGCCCATGAGCTCGCCCACCAG TGGTTTGGCAACCTGGTGACCATGGAGTGGTGGAATGACATCTGGCTGAACGAGGGCTTCGCCAGATACATGGAGTACATCTCAGTCGACGCCACATACCCCAAACTCAAAGTG GAGGATTATCTGGTGGACACCTGCTTTGCTGCGATTGGTCGAGACTCTCTTAACTCCTCCCGCCCCATCTCCAGTGCGGCTGAGAGCCCCACACAGATTAAAGAGATGTTCGACACAGTATCCTACAATAAG GGGGCATGTGTCCTGCACATGCTCAGACACTACCTGACTGACCAAGTGTTCCAGAGTGGAATCGTGCGTTACCTTCGCAGGTACAGCTACAGCAACGCTCACAACCAGGACCTGTGGGACAGCCTGGCCAAT ACATGTTCAGAAGAGGAGTTCACCTCTGGAGAACACTGCTACAGCAGCAGGCAGGCAGCTAAGAACGca tacctGTACGCTGGGGAGCACCTGGACCTGACGACCATGATGAACACCTGGACGCTGCAGACAGGTGTGCCCTTGGTAACGGTCACTAGGCAGGGGTCTCGTCTCCTGCTGAAACAGGAGAGGTTCCTGAGAACCGCACATCCCTCTGATCCAGCATGGCCCAGCCTGCAGCaggg GTTCCTGTGGCACATCCCTCTGACATACAGGACTGACACCTCAACAAGTATCCACAGACACCTAATGACCACACTCACAG acagtGTGGAGGTGGGGGAGGAAGTGGGCTGGGTGAAGGTGAATGTGGATATGGCTGGTTATTACCTGGTCCACTATGATGGTTCAGGCTGGGACGACTTGATACAACTACTGAAGGACAACCACACAGCTCTCAGCTTCATGGACAGAACACACCTCATACACAACGCCTTCCAACTTACCAC GGCAGGTCGGCTGTCACTCGATAAAGCCTTGGACCTTATTGGCTACCTGCGATCAGAAAGTCACACCGTGCCCTTACTCCAGGGGTTGGCCTACCTGGAAGCTTTCTACAggatggtggagaggagagacataCCTGATGTCACACAAAACCTCAGG ACGTACATCCTGTGGTATTTCCGTGGTGTGATCGACCGTCAGACGTGGAGCGACAAGGGCTCTGTGTCTGAGAGGCGGCTGAGGTCGGAGCTCCTTTCCCTGGCCTGCCATCTAGGAGACCTCCCCTGTTTGAAGCAGGCCCAGCGCAGCTTCACACACTGGCTGGACTCCAACAGCACACTtaa CCTGCCTGCAGACGTGGCAGAGACAGTGTATTCAGTAGGGGCCCAGGAGGACACAGGCTGGGCATCTCTCCTCCAGACATACACCCACTCCCTctcagagacacacaaacacaagatcCTCTCTGCCCTGGCCAGCAGCCGAGACACTAACAAACTAACCAG GTTGTTGGAGCTGGGTCTAGAGGGGGAGGTGATCCGTACCCAGGACTTGGACTCCCTCATCACCATGGTAGCCAGGAACCCCAGTGGACATCATCTGGCCTGGAGCTACGTCCAGAAATACTGGAGCACCCTGGTGGACAA GTTCCAGTTGGGATCGTTCTCTATTAGAAACATCATCATTGGCACCACAGGCCAGTTctcctccacagaggaactcactgAG gtgcGTGTTTTCTTTGAGTCGATCCATGAGCAGGCATCTCAGCTGAGAGTGACTCAGGTTGCCATGGACAACATCCAGAAGAACATCCTCTGGCTGCAAAGAAACCTGGGAACTCTGAGGAGCTGGCTGGACCAACGGATAGACTGa